One genomic region from Diachasmimorpha longicaudata isolate KC_UGA_2023 chromosome 18, iyDiaLong2, whole genome shotgun sequence encodes:
- the Mid1 gene encoding uncharacterized protein Mid1 isoform X2 has translation MQLEHLPRITGSPSRSERKTVWNVLAELHIYYQTTTTAHFISVSSSIYYFIDSVLRDGTWRGGPYHDTFLQILRAKWTSLFDPHKEYDCHKNVNVQIRRIAFKATYSNYDKQFLSNQYTIRILFFFPDSTSFTLNTLVHQDDEPFARNKSYDGALLYRGLVSLPRNNTEYTIAMGVFDDTAFKYSNNTQPGRSFILKNTPRLDTSSPYNSTSQANNLDNYLVFEKHSTFDKSKEFKATSQGQNVTIVKHKSDNVSLEKDDSSETIRERSTSNVNKYEKHTADEFLRRRVTNKSYGSIFLLYFLALPLLCSTYPSTDIITSVSFVQKSSLVHTDNSTVHNLSPIAHLRSGGSGISGESHNEYPQGREQVHPYNEYTWEVNQINPWLSACDLAGPAPADLQGSCGPPEVPKYCPISCPLSVNIDKVFREVVERLVVPKKWRTGSAAKVQWKTSDTTVKGSTAPDQCLFYLEESHKRDICRKDFGQSSSLSFSTSRENRYWFLSGLRLRHCCEYAVINALAPGDGGPLEDVLSGSPKCSSALEKILKVDVLAARLHCEFEEVLSRYDCRQSYSVIHNCTHCKEAYRKWVCSSLVPYFAHEGPSISLNSVEVYVGTRLRPCRSFCQSVEQRCPYLLPGDRAPAYPTQYAGEPTFLCRDPNIPETGGQAVRALHGDEEEECCFRVCYDDEPASGVCANCTNNEPHGRRIGRDPPLAPHCEMTNAGQPNFAGIKQVLSWFVKIIKMDEVQQPKISRTLDKAVTHFVPALEQLKN, from the exons ATGCAACTCGAGCATCTGCCCCGTATCACGGGATCACCATCCAGGTCGGAAAGGAAGACCGTGTGGAACGTGTTGGCGGAGTTGCACATTTATTACCAAACGACAACTACCGCCCATTTTATTTCGGTCTCTTCGTCAATATACTATTTTATTGACAGCGTACTTAGAGATGGCACATGGAGAGGAGGACCCTATCATGACACCTTCCTTCAAATTTTACGTGCCAAATGGACCAGCTTATTCGATCCTCACAAGGAATATGACTgtcataaaaatgttaatgTGCAAATCCGGAGAATTGCCTTCAAAGCTACTTATTCCAACtacgataaacaatttttatccaatcaaTATACCAtacgtattttatttttcttccccgACTCGACGAGTTTCACACTTAACACACTTGTCCACCAAGATGATGAACCTTTTGCACGTAATAAGTCATACGATGGAGCGTTATTATATCGTGGACTGGTTTCATTGCCGAGGAATAACACTGAATATACAATTGCTATGGGTGTGTTTGATGACACTGCCttcaaatattccaacaaCACACAACCGGGCCGCTCgtttattctcaaaaataCCCCAAGACTTGATACCAGTTCACCCTATAATTCAACTAGTCAAGCAAATAATCTTGATAATTATTTGGTGTTTGAGAAGCACTCGACATTTGACAAATCCAAGGAATTCAAAGCCACCAGTCAGGGGCAGAATGTTACCATTGTTAAACACAAATCTGATAATGTGTCGTTGGAAAAAGACGATAGCAGTGAGACTATTCGGGAAAGGTCAACGTCAAATGTTAACAAGTATGAAAAACATACGGCTGACGAATTTTTACGCCGTCGAGTTACAAACAAGAGTTACGGTTCAATATTTCTTCTGTACTTTTTGGCTCTACCATTACTATGCTCGACGTATCCAtcaaccgatattattacatCAGTGTCATTCGTCCAAAAATCATCACTGGTACATACGGATAACAGTACAGTACATAACTTATCACCAATTGCCCATCTTCGTAGTGGTGGTAGTGGTATTAGTGGAGAATCCCACAACGAATATCCACAGGGGAGAGAACAAGTTCATCCTTATAACGAATATACCTGGGAGGTGAACCAGATAAATCCATGGCTTTCGGCTTGCGATTTAGCAGGTCCAGCACCAGCCGATCTTCAGGGCAGCTGTGGACCTCCTGAAGTACCTAAGTATTGTCCAATATCGTGCCCACTCAGTGTTAATATCGATAAGGTATTCCGTGAGGTTGTTGAGCGACTTGTTGTACCAAAAAAATGGCGTACTGGCTCAGCTGCTAAAGTACAATGGAAAACAAGTGATACAACAGTCAAGGGCAGTACGGCTCCGGATCAGTGCCTTTTTTATCTTGAGGAGTCACACAAACGGGACATCTGCCGAAAAGATTTTGGACAGTCCAGTTCGTTAAGTTTTTCAACCTCACGGGAGAATCGATATTGGTTTTTAAGTGGGCTACGTCTACGCCATTGCTGTGAGTATGCGGTTATAAATGCCTTGGCACCCGGTGACGGTGGCCCTCTGGAGGATGTTTTGAGTGGTAGTCCAAAATGCAGTAGTgcccttgaaaaaatattaaaagttGATGTACTTGCTGCTAGATTACACTGTGAGTTTGAGGAGGTATTGTCGCGATACGATTGCCGCCAGTCATATTCGGTCATCCATAATTGCACCCACTGTAAG GAGGCATATAGAAAATGGGTGTGCAGCTCTCTGGTGCCTTATTTTGCTCATGAGGGACCGTCGATCTCATTGAATTCAGTGGAAGTATACGTTGGTACGAGATTGAGACCCTGTCGGTCTTTCTGCCAGTCTGTAGAACAACGTTGTCCTTACCTACTTCCAGGTGATCGTGCACCTGCATATCCAACACAGTACGCCGGTGAACCAACTTTTCTTTGCAGAG ATCCAAATATCCCAGAAACTGGTGGACAAGCCGTAAGAGCACTGCATGGAGATGAGGAAGAGGAGTGTTGCTTCCGTGTTTGTTACGATGATGAGCCAGCGTCGGGTGTTTGTGCCAATTGTACTAATAATGAACCCCACGGACGTCGCATTGGTCGAGATCCACCACTAGCTCCGCATTGCGAAATGACAAACGCTGGTCAACCTAACTTTGCAG GGATCAAACAAGTGCTGAGTTGGTTTGTGAAAATCATCAAGATGGATGAAGTTCAACAACCGAAAATTTCGCGGACGTTGGATAAGGCTGTCACACACTTCGTCCCTGCACTGGAGCAATTGAAGAACTGA
- the Mid1 gene encoding uncharacterized protein Mid1 isoform X1 — protein sequence MQLEHLPRITGSPSRSERKTVWNVLAELHIYYQTTTTAHFISVSSSIYYFIDSVLRDGTWRGGPYHDTFLQILRAKWTSLFDPHKEYDCHKNVNVQIRRIAFKATYSNYDKQFLSNQYTIRILFFFPDSTSFTLNTLVHQDDEPFARNKSYDGALLYRGLVSLPRNNTEYTIAMGVFDDTAFKYSNNTQPGRSFILKNTPRLDTSSPYNSTSQANNLDNYLVFEKHSTFDKSKEFKATSQGQNVTIVKHKSDNVSLEKDDSSETIRERSTSNVNKYEKHTADEFLRRRVTNKSYGSIFLLYFLALPLLCSTYPSTDIITSVSFVQKSSLVHTDNSTVHNLSPIAHLRSGGSGISGESHNEYPQGREQVHPYNEYTWEVNQINPWLSACDLAGPAPADLQGSCGPPEVPKYCPISCPLSVNIDKVFREVVERLVVPKKWRTGSAAKVQWKTSDTTVKGSTAPDQCLFYLEESHKRDICRKDFGQSSSLSFSTSRENRYWFLSGLRLRHCCEYAVINALAPGDGGPLEDVLSGSPKCSSALEKILKVDVLAARLHCEFEEVLSRYDCRQSYSVIHNCTHCKEAYRKWVCSSLVPYFAHEGPSISLNSVEVYVGTRLRPCRSFCQSVEQRCPYLLPGDRAPAYPTQYAGEPTFLCRDPNIPETGGQAVRALHGDEEEECCFRVCYDDEPASGVCANCTNNEPHGRRIGRDPPLAPHCEMTNAGQPNFADPQSTARNSPEFSVPPSTKSASSSFCVSGGTDTTSPLPTSSSSSSSSSSSSSSSSSNATSLPVPVSLLCLAWIWVGLISLCTGQMIFLWSPALDAIFVRSTSSCLMRSGTSTVDKSSPIQRNHLSVIKLTKVTKMVDKLHRVMFNNFVRGLFICCQDSWSYWWCRACSTICTTYISCQPLKLHHVKIRMELRKQDIDHHDEGRRSLSFGTWHCTHYSLSTRKKARMSSGRLKRRRRRLFSLSPSKWKTPY from the exons ATGCAACTCGAGCATCTGCCCCGTATCACGGGATCACCATCCAGGTCGGAAAGGAAGACCGTGTGGAACGTGTTGGCGGAGTTGCACATTTATTACCAAACGACAACTACCGCCCATTTTATTTCGGTCTCTTCGTCAATATACTATTTTATTGACAGCGTACTTAGAGATGGCACATGGAGAGGAGGACCCTATCATGACACCTTCCTTCAAATTTTACGTGCCAAATGGACCAGCTTATTCGATCCTCACAAGGAATATGACTgtcataaaaatgttaatgTGCAAATCCGGAGAATTGCCTTCAAAGCTACTTATTCCAACtacgataaacaatttttatccaatcaaTATACCAtacgtattttatttttcttccccgACTCGACGAGTTTCACACTTAACACACTTGTCCACCAAGATGATGAACCTTTTGCACGTAATAAGTCATACGATGGAGCGTTATTATATCGTGGACTGGTTTCATTGCCGAGGAATAACACTGAATATACAATTGCTATGGGTGTGTTTGATGACACTGCCttcaaatattccaacaaCACACAACCGGGCCGCTCgtttattctcaaaaataCCCCAAGACTTGATACCAGTTCACCCTATAATTCAACTAGTCAAGCAAATAATCTTGATAATTATTTGGTGTTTGAGAAGCACTCGACATTTGACAAATCCAAGGAATTCAAAGCCACCAGTCAGGGGCAGAATGTTACCATTGTTAAACACAAATCTGATAATGTGTCGTTGGAAAAAGACGATAGCAGTGAGACTATTCGGGAAAGGTCAACGTCAAATGTTAACAAGTATGAAAAACATACGGCTGACGAATTTTTACGCCGTCGAGTTACAAACAAGAGTTACGGTTCAATATTTCTTCTGTACTTTTTGGCTCTACCATTACTATGCTCGACGTATCCAtcaaccgatattattacatCAGTGTCATTCGTCCAAAAATCATCACTGGTACATACGGATAACAGTACAGTACATAACTTATCACCAATTGCCCATCTTCGTAGTGGTGGTAGTGGTATTAGTGGAGAATCCCACAACGAATATCCACAGGGGAGAGAACAAGTTCATCCTTATAACGAATATACCTGGGAGGTGAACCAGATAAATCCATGGCTTTCGGCTTGCGATTTAGCAGGTCCAGCACCAGCCGATCTTCAGGGCAGCTGTGGACCTCCTGAAGTACCTAAGTATTGTCCAATATCGTGCCCACTCAGTGTTAATATCGATAAGGTATTCCGTGAGGTTGTTGAGCGACTTGTTGTACCAAAAAAATGGCGTACTGGCTCAGCTGCTAAAGTACAATGGAAAACAAGTGATACAACAGTCAAGGGCAGTACGGCTCCGGATCAGTGCCTTTTTTATCTTGAGGAGTCACACAAACGGGACATCTGCCGAAAAGATTTTGGACAGTCCAGTTCGTTAAGTTTTTCAACCTCACGGGAGAATCGATATTGGTTTTTAAGTGGGCTACGTCTACGCCATTGCTGTGAGTATGCGGTTATAAATGCCTTGGCACCCGGTGACGGTGGCCCTCTGGAGGATGTTTTGAGTGGTAGTCCAAAATGCAGTAGTgcccttgaaaaaatattaaaagttGATGTACTTGCTGCTAGATTACACTGTGAGTTTGAGGAGGTATTGTCGCGATACGATTGCCGCCAGTCATATTCGGTCATCCATAATTGCACCCACTGTAAG GAGGCATATAGAAAATGGGTGTGCAGCTCTCTGGTGCCTTATTTTGCTCATGAGGGACCGTCGATCTCATTGAATTCAGTGGAAGTATACGTTGGTACGAGATTGAGACCCTGTCGGTCTTTCTGCCAGTCTGTAGAACAACGTTGTCCTTACCTACTTCCAGGTGATCGTGCACCTGCATATCCAACACAGTACGCCGGTGAACCAACTTTTCTTTGCAGAG ATCCAAATATCCCAGAAACTGGTGGACAAGCCGTAAGAGCACTGCATGGAGATGAGGAAGAGGAGTGTTGCTTCCGTGTTTGTTACGATGATGAGCCAGCGTCGGGTGTTTGTGCCAATTGTACTAATAATGAACCCCACGGACGTCGCATTGGTCGAGATCCACCACTAGCTCCGCATTGCGAAATGACAAACGCTGGTCAACCTAACTTTGCAG ATCCACAAAGCACCGCGAGAAATAGTCCAGAGTTCTCCGTGCCACCATCCACCAAGAGTGCCTCCTCTTCATTCTGCGTCAGCGGTGGGACTGACACTACATCACCATTAccaacatcatcatcatcatcatcatcatcttcatcatcatcatcatcgtcatcgagtaatgcaacatcgttaccAGTGCCCGTATCATTACTTTGTCTGGCATGGATTTGGGTCGGGCTAATTTCCCTTTGTACCGGTCAGATGATTTTTCTCTGGAGTCCCGCCCTTGATGCTATCTTTGTACGTAGTACTTCGAGCTGTTTGATGAGAAGCGGAACTTCCACCGTTGACAAGTCTTCACCGATACAACGCAACCACTTGTCAGtgataaaattgacaaaagTAACGAAAATGGTTGATAAGTTACATCGTGtaatgttcaataattttgtgcGGGGGTTATTTATATGCTGTCAAGATAGTTGGTCTTATTGGTGGTGTCGTGCATGTAGCACAATTTGTACCACATATATTTCCTGTCAGCCATTAAAATTACATCATGTCAAAATACGTATGGAATTGAGGAAGCAGGATATTGATCATCACGACGAGGGCAGACGATCTCTTTCATTTGGCACATGGCATTGTACTCATTACAGTCTTTCAACGAGAAAGAAGGCAAGAATGTCCAGTGGGAGATTGAAGAGAAGGCGACGAAGGCTATTTTCGTTGAGTCCATCCAAGTGGAAGACACCTTACTAG